The DNA segment GGCGGTCGCCTCGGTCGGCGTGATCTTCGGGCTTGCCTGGCTCTATGCCCTGCACGTGCGCAGGACGATCCTCGGTTGATCTGATCAAAAACGGCCGGCCTTCTCGCGAGGGCCGGCCGTTTCTTCATGTCGGGATCAGCGGATCGCCCGCCACTGCGTGATCGCGATGCTGTGGTTGTCCGGGTCCCGGAACGTCGCCGACCACAGTTCCAGCTTGTCTCCGCGGTTCACCACGCGCGGCGTGTGCACGAACTTCACACCCTTCGCCCGCAGTTCCTCGTAGACCGCCTCCACGTCACCGACCTCGAGGTTGAGGTGGATCAGCCGCCCCGCCTCGGCCGGCAGGCTGTGCACGGTCCGCAGCACGAGACGCGTATCGCCGGACGCCAGCACCGCGCTGCCGTCCCCACTGTCGATCTCGAAGAACCCGAGCACGCCCCGGTAGAACGCGATCGACTGATGCAAATCGGTCACCAGCACCGTGATGCCAACACCGTGAATAGCCCCGGCAGGTCCGGGCCGCGCACTCGGATAAGCCGTGATCACATCGGCCGCGCGCGCGTCCGGCTCGGGCCGCTCCCCGAAGTCACCCCAAGGATTTTCTTTTTCTGTACGAGCGGAGCCGGAGCTCTCGGCGTCACTTCCGCCAACCGGCCCCTCCCCACTCGAACCAGCCTCATGGGACCGCTCCGCCTCATCAGAACGCGAGCCACCCCGATCCTTGGACCCGACCCGCCCAGCGACAAATCCGGCAACCGCCCCGGCAGCCCCCGCAACAGCAGCCCTGATCCCGCCCGGCCCCTGTTCACCGACCCCTTGATCACCGGATCCGGCCTCACCAGTCTCGGCCTCACCGGGCTTGCTGCTGACCGCACCGCTCTCTGCCACAGCCACAGGTTCGAAAGCCTCGTCCGGCCTCGATGCGGCAGCCGCATCCAGATCCGAAACAGCAGTCTCGTCCGGAATCGACTGCGCCGGAGCAGCGACGATGTCCTCCGCGACAGCAGCCGAGGCAGCAGGCGCATCTTCCGGCGCAGGTTCAGGACTGCCCTCACGAAGGCCGCCGTCGATCGAGCCGCCGTTGATTGAGCCGCCGTTGATTGAGCCGCCGTCGTTCGAGCCGCCGTCGTTCGAGCCGCCGTCGATCGAGCCGGCGTCGTTCGAGCCGCGATCGTTCGGGCCGCCGTCGTTCGGGCCGCCATCGATCGGGCCGGTCGGGGTGTCGTCCAGCGGGATGTCGATGTCGTCGAGTTCGCGGGGAGCGGCCGGGCCGGTAGCGGTCTCCGGCGGCGGCGCGGTCGGGAACGGGCGATCGGGCGTAGGCGCTACCGGTGGCGGCGACACCGGTGAAGGCGCTACGGGTGTCGACGAAGGAACCGGCTCGGGACGTGGAGCAGGCCACGCCGCGGCAGGTTCCGGTTGCGCAGCCGGAGCAGGCTGATCGAAGTCGGACGCCCACGGCGATGCAGACGCAGCCGCCGCCTGATCGGAGTCGGGCACGCCCGATGCGGAAGCAGCCAAGTCGGCCTCCGAGGCACCGGACGCTGCGGCGGCGTTCGGCGAACTGCCGGACGTCTCGGTACCGTTCGACGTACTACCGGGCTGCTCGAAGAAACGAGTACGGCCGGACGAGGTACGCGGCTCGTCGAGCGGCAGATCGATCTCCGGTTCGGCAGCAGCCGCAGGCGTGGTTTCGGAAGCCGAGGTGGTATCCGCTACCGACTCCGTCGACGTGCGCTGCGTAGGCGGCATTCCAGCAGCCGCGGCCCCCGCAACGAATCCAGCAGTGGCAGCCCCAGCAGTGGCAGCCCCCGCCGCGGCCCCCCGGCCCGGCGACTCCGAGGCCGTGTCCCGGTGGCCGGACGGCTCCGAGGCCGTATCCCGGTCGACGGTGTCATCCGGATCGGCGACGGTTTCCGGGTTCGGCACCGTGTCGGGATCGGGTTCCGCCGAGGTCTCCGGCCGCGCGGACGACTCGGGACCGGCCGGCTGGTGCGGAGCAGGAGCAGGAGCGGGAGGGTCTTCGCGCTCCACCGTCGCGGTGGCCGCGCTGCCTCGGGGGCGAGGGCTGGGACGAGTACCGCGGGGCCTCGACGCCCCGTCGCCGGCGAACGACGCCGACGGCGCATAGGCCG comes from the Actinoplanes sp. OR16 genome and includes:
- a CDS encoding VOC family protein produces the protein MANQTGRPIAPARKLVAAVMGTLAVFVIVYGLGMSSWAVALFGLAVLVLAVVLAIVNMPRRGGRATVAGNAEVKSIPPVPLNAAYGRADIDVIVVAPGLGTFDTVLRESRIPVAKWPAIGATVPITVDVDDTRRVRVNWNDAPLRDEGSDPPPPAAAAYQETEEPDDDLLGDIGPAPWEGRERDWQFDQDEPPPPPPPRAAYTAGPTTPVVVRDTPAGTIVEGQVVGGDDDPPPPLPRRAAGAAFGTSADDPIPPPPGPAYAAPSPGSAYAPPPPGSAPPGSSSSGSSYAPPPPGSSSSSSAYAPPPPGSSSAYAPPPPGPGQSSSSSGSAYAPSASFAGDGASRPRGTRPSPRPRGSAATATVEREDPPAPAPAPHQPAGPESSARPETSAEPDPDTVPNPETVADPDDTVDRDTASEPSGHRDTASESPGRGAAAGAATAGAATAGFVAGAAAAGMPPTQRTSTESVADTTSASETTPAAAAEPEIDLPLDEPRTSSGRTRFFEQPGSTSNGTETSGSSPNAAAASGASEADLAASASGVPDSDQAAAASASPWASDFDQPAPAAQPEPAAAWPAPRPEPVPSSTPVAPSPVSPPPVAPTPDRPFPTAPPPETATGPAAPRELDDIDIPLDDTPTGPIDGGPNDGGPNDRGSNDAGSIDGGSNDGGSNDGGSINGGSINGGSIDGGLREGSPEPAPEDAPAASAAVAEDIVAAPAQSIPDETAVSDLDAAAASRPDEAFEPVAVAESGAVSSKPGEAETGEAGSGDQGVGEQGPGGIRAAVAGAAGAVAGFVAGRVGSKDRGGSRSDEAERSHEAGSSGEGPVGGSDAESSGSARTEKENPWGDFGERPEPDARAADVITAYPSARPGPAGAIHGVGITVLVTDLHQSIAFYRGVLGFFEIDSGDGSAVLASGDTRLVLRTVHSLPAEAGRLIHLNLEVGDVEAVYEELRAKGVKFVHTPRVVNRGDKLELWSATFRDPDNHSIAITQWRAIR